The Malus domestica chromosome 06, GDT2T_hap1 genome has a segment encoding these proteins:
- the LOC103437658 gene encoding rhodanese-like domain-containing protein 11, chloroplastic, with translation MEALGFPSLNTHSISCSSSQKRRATKPPCQRTYFSSISPPSSLKLTPSYRSYNFRRSATRMQADSEDYELKQMRDMAAAKKRWEALVREGKVKALTPREAGYAIQLSNKTLLDVRPSTEHKKAWVKGSTWIPIFDVGNEFDAGTLSRKFMNFTMGGWWSGVPMLSYNSQFVAKVSEKFPEDTDLIVACQKGLRSLAACEQLYNAGYKNLFWVQGGLEAAEEEDLVREGPQPFKFAGIGGVSEFLGWTDQQRAAGAKEGWSYRLVFSARLVGVIVLADALFLGAQQFGHYLQDIRSH, from the exons ATGGAAGCTCTGGGATTTCCTTCTCTCAACACTCACAGCATTTCGTGCTCCAGTTCTCAGAAACGAAGAGCCACTAAACCACCATGTCAAAGAACATATTTTTCAAGCATTTCACCTCCATCTTCCCTAAAACTCACACCCTCTTACAGAAGTTACAATTTT CGAAGGAGTGCCACTCGAATGCAAGCTGACAGTGAAGATTACGAGTTGAAGCAAATGAGGGATATGGCTGCTGCCAAAAAGAGATGGGAGGCTCTG GTTAGGGAAGGAAAGGTTAAAGCTTTAACACCAAGGGAAGCCGGGTATGCAATTCAGCTATCTAACAAAACCCTTCTCGATGTTCGTCCCTCTACAGAACACAAAAAG GCATGGGTTAAAGGATCAACCTGGATTCCGATATTTGACGTTGGTAATGAATTCGACGCTGGAACTCTTTCCAGAAAGTTCATGAATTTCACAATGG GGGGTTGGTGGAGTGGCGTTCCTATGTTGTCATATAACAG CCAGTTCGTGGCCAAAGTTAGTGAGAAGTTTCCAGAAGATACAGATCTTATCGTTGCATGTCAGAAGGGATTGAG ATCTCTGGCTGCTTGCGAGCAGCTGTACAATGCAGGCTACAAAAACCTTTTCTGGGTTCAAGGAGGTTTAGAGGCTGCTGAAGAAGAG GATCTTGTCAGAGAAGGACCTCAGCCATTTAAGTTTGCTGGAATTGGTGGGGTTTCAGAATTCCTCGG TTGGACAGATCAGCAAAGAGCTGCAGGTGCCAAAGAAGGTTGGAGTTACCGATTAGTGTTCTCTGCCCGGCTG GTCGGAGTCATTGTCCTTGCCGATGCCTTGTTTCTTGGTGCTCAGCAATTCGGACATTATCTTCAGGATATAAGGTCGCACTGA